The genomic DNA TTACAAAGTGGTTTACCCTTGGCGGTAATAAGCCAAACAGTGGCTTATTCAGTCGGTGAAAACTATCTATAAGTCATATTCTTTTATGCGCTTAGTTACGCAGCAATATTTCCTTCAGTGCATGTTCAAGCTTGGTAAAGCGAAAGCTAAAACCGTCATTAAGGAGCCGAGTAGGAAGCACTTTTTGCCCGCCAGTGATAAGGCTCGCCATCTCACCAAGCGCACTATTTAGTAGCCAAGCTGGGGTGCGCATAAGACAAGGGCGGTTAAGTTGATGGGCCAGGGTCTGACTAAACTCTAGATTGCTCACCGGTTGTGGTGAGGTTAAGTTGTACACTCCCTGACAGTGTTTGTTATTCAATAGGTAGATAATGGCGTCAACCATGTCACTGATATGGATCCAAGACATTTGCTGTTGTCCATCACCGATGGGGCCACCTAAGCCTAGGCGAAAGGCCGGTAGCATCTTGGCCAGTGCGCCGCCTTCAATGCCAATAACAATACCAGTACGTAATAGGCAAACTCGAGTTTGCTCAGAGGCGGCTTGTAAGGCTAATTGTTCCCATTTGTGACAGACTTGATGAGGAAAAGAGGAGTCGCTTATTCGCTTAGATTCGTCTACTTCCTGCTGGCCTTGCTCACCGTAATAGCCAATGGCGCTGCCGCTAATAAAGGTGGCTGGTGCTTGCTCGCTTTGGGCAAATAATGTGCTTAACTGAGAGGTAAGCTGCCAGCGACTGTCACATATTTTTTGTTTTTGTTGTTTACTCCAGCGTTTATTGGCGATGGGTTCGCCAGCTAAATTTATTACCGCGTCGTAATCGTTTAGGTTGTTGATGTCGTTTAATGAAGGAATGGCCAGAAGATTATGCCCTAATTTTTGGTAAGCTTTTACCGGTGTGCGGGACAACACGGTAAGTTGATGGTTGAATTGCAGGTGTTTGACTAAACGGCTGCCAATAAAGCCTGTGCCACCAGTGAGCAAAATTTTCATAATGGTAATCCGTCCTTCTTAAGGGCGTGTGGTTACTCTTTGATTTACTTAACAATAGCAGAGAATTTTCGGATGGAAAGCAAGATGAAGACAGTTTTAATTACTGGGATTGGTAGGCGCTTAGGTTTTTTTCTTGCACATCAATTTGTTGAGCTCGGTTATCAGGTGATTGGTCAATATCGCAGTGAACGTGAGGACTTAGCCCAGTTAGAAGCGCTAGGGGTGAAGTTATTTCAAGCTGACTTTAGTCAGCGCCAGCAGCTTAGTGATTTTTGCCAGCAGTTACAGCAGTTTGAGCGAATGGATGTAGTGCTACATAACGCTTCGACATTCATTGCTGATCAGGCAGAACACAGTGTAGCGCAACAAATAGAATTGTTTGATGCCATGTATATGGTGCATATGCTGGCGCCCAAGCTGATTAACGAAAGCTTATACCCTGCCTTAAAACGTGCTCAGGGCTGCGTGGTGATGATGACCGATATCTACGCCGAGCAACCGCATGCGCAGTTTCGTTCTTATTGTGCTTCAAAAGCGGGTTTAGCCAATATGTTGAAATCTTATGCCACATTTTGGGCTCCTGATGTGCGAGTCAATGGGATTGCACCCGGCCCAATGCTGTTTTTAGATGAACACGATCAGCAACATCGACAAAAGGTCTTGGCTCAAACTCCACTAGCTAAAGAAGGGGCTTAGAGCCAGTGTGGCAAGCAATTAGTCTGTTGGTTAACAATGACTATTTAACGGGTTGCTCGATTAAAGTGGATGGTGGTCGCTCGTTGGCCCAGTGGTAAACAGTGCTGCGCAGTGAGTTGGATTTCTAGCTTAAGGGCATCTTCAATTACTGGAGAATGAGTATCAAATAGCTGTTGATGTAAGCGGCTTAAAAAAGGCTCTATAGGGACGAGGCTTAGTTCTTCAAAACTGTCTGCGAAATGCACTACATCAATATCTAAACAGCGGTCTTTTGCGCTAGATAGCGGGTCATGGCGATTTCGACCGTGACGCGCTTCTAGTTGATTAAAAAAGCGCTTTAGCTGGGCTGGGCTTTGTTGGCTTTCAAACCAGGCCAAGCCATTAACAAAATGATTGTTGGTGGCCATGCCCATGGGCTCTGTTTGAATAAACGAGCTGAAAGTGATGACTGGAATACGTTCACAAAGCTGGCGTACACAAAGTGGAACATGTTGTAGCGGCTCGATGTTACTGCCTAGACTGCATAAGTAGAGCATGGTTGTTCTCCTGGGCACTTTTGCCACATTTAGCCTTTTCGCTGGCACGGATGCAAGCTAAACTGCTGAGCACTATCAGTTATTTGTGAGGAGTAAGTGGTGAATCAACCCACTTCCATACGTCAAGGATTGGTCACTGCCGCTGCCTTAGTGGTGCTATTAGCGGGGCTGAAGGCTGCGACGCCAATACTTATTCCATTTTTAATGTCGATGTTTATCGCCATTATTGCCAGTCCGATTGTGAACTTTCTTTCGCGTTTTCGCATTCCTCGAGTTGTTTCAGTGTTTTTAGTGTTGTTGCTGATTATTTGCGTGGTCTTGCTGTTAGCTGGCGTGGTGGGCAGTTCTATCAGTGACTTCCGTTCTTCCATCCCGAGTTATCGAGAGCAACTGCTGGTGCACTTAGCGGGTTTAGTTGATTTTGCTGCGCGCTTCGATATTGACTTGTCGATGCGGGTGGTTACCGATTATTTTGACCCCGGGATTATTCTTGGCTTGTTTGCCAATACGTTAACCGGCCTAAGCGGCGCGGCGGCCAATATTTTCATCATTCTACTGGTCGCAATATTTATGTTACTAGAAGCCGATAC from Agarivorans gilvus includes the following:
- a CDS encoding TIGR01777 family oxidoreductase, which gives rise to MKILLTGGTGFIGSRLVKHLQFNHQLTVLSRTPVKAYQKLGHNLLAIPSLNDINNLNDYDAVINLAGEPIANKRWSKQQKQKICDSRWQLTSQLSTLFAQSEQAPATFISGSAIGYYGEQGQQEVDESKRISDSSFPHQVCHKWEQLALQAASEQTRVCLLRTGIVIGIEGGALAKMLPAFRLGLGGPIGDGQQQMSWIHISDMVDAIIYLLNNKHCQGVYNLTSPQPVSNLEFSQTLAHQLNRPCLMRTPAWLLNSALGEMASLITGGQKVLPTRLLNDGFSFRFTKLEHALKEILLRN
- a CDS encoding SDR family NAD(P)-dependent oxidoreductase, with the translated sequence MKTVLITGIGRRLGFFLAHQFVELGYQVIGQYRSEREDLAQLEALGVKLFQADFSQRQQLSDFCQQLQQFERMDVVLHNASTFIADQAEHSVAQQIELFDAMYMVHMLAPKLINESLYPALKRAQGCVVMMTDIYAEQPHAQFRSYCASKAGLANMLKSYATFWAPDVRVNGIAPGPMLFLDEHDQQHRQKVLAQTPLAKEGA
- a CDS encoding 2-amino-4-hydroxy-6-hydroxymethyldihydropteridine diphosphokinase; the encoded protein is MLYLCSLGSNIEPLQHVPLCVRQLCERIPVITFSSFIQTEPMGMATNNHFVNGLAWFESQQSPAQLKRFFNQLEARHGRNRHDPLSSAKDRCLDIDVVHFADSFEELSLVPIEPFLSRLHQQLFDTHSPVIEDALKLEIQLTAQHCLPLGQRATTIHFNRATR